The following proteins are encoded in a genomic region of Astatotilapia calliptera chromosome 22, fAstCal1.2, whole genome shotgun sequence:
- the gon4la gene encoding GON-4-like protein — protein sequence MEDSQEEMKAAKKKAARRRKRKLAEEEEPRDGASESEEEAGVEVEIDRQLDQSLETKSKQHNLTTVNVKNIIHEVITNEHVVAMMKAAINETEAVPPFEPKMTRSKLKEVVEKGVVIPTWTISPIKKTSDIVKAPQFVDIPLAEEDSSDDEYHPEEEDEDETAEDTFQESDMESTASSPRGTRLPRAEEDSSSPWQKSRSRSRLVRARSVSMGPPPPPKAPLPKPVTDRTFLEKLHAVEEELAVCMEPYQPLSESEDEAGLMASRTRSKRPLRDVPLGRLEAELQAPDITPDMYDSSSTHEDREWTDWLRGLMSSDMDNEEECDDEDDPEYNFLADIDEPDVEDYRDDKAVRITKKEVNELMEELFETLKEDLAGQEVDDEGHEEEEEPQEEAQTFQIHTPEEQQDRECPDDEAEDGPIAELRTVKQQLALIRRKQLTGVPHDTHTELIVYKLNAEQRKCLQQQLQQHVQLLTQVYLLTSLVPRLHSEAETCRQFLCEVDLLAQRAELIGLLALPGFCSVFRASNLQMALQLLDELRQAPISYRPQLRPRDARGRMRCFPVMPAELAWLFATRPVFMYPELLPCASLDPALYCPRRTAAFTPAEDCLLVLGLRNMEGSCDPPKLVSQFLLRKSLVQVRRRILQCCRPGFPDNVVKTFRYQRRVLPMPVACRPVNLADWRPPVEREESVMPLWLLRSLPVIYPIIRHYNSSASNIPTPSSSYSVPPGTRYPPRLPQNLDFRRIGFVLLNQNHNPPHPPDSAPSAPTPPRVLLHCLLLTRTDSPTDICTATVSMATRDQIRRYSQKLAALRRGREHKSFTPPSCDDPTSHQVTGDDVIRTDEEEEEEGDIILVLSESSPSAAGSVAVSDDVQEVGSESKQDGILTPPRGAEEDSGDPDEDGDRKTQQPLSEESDEDDQRESEDVLFAHDYLYRVYEAVQMYPGLWEELMCVLDEFSTAAVDVLYDRISSVLRPWPQLLRDFAAFLNRRQARRCGLLLEQQLFERSRVFLWKLRWSLGESSSLYQQVVSVLQGSSAPLPEDINKLSSLLCHHPDLQQELRQFYQEFHTTNSAAQSSPDGNQGTDREEQDEGQRQAVCAKNITLTATGEKVVMWTREVDRAILTACQERGATWKTFRQVSTHLGNKTAQQVRLRFLDLMKLFHSAKSTSCSFEAQPMSRQDAPD from the exons GAAGTGATCACCAATGAGCATGTGGTGGCCATGATGAAAGCTGCCATTAATGAGACTGAGGCTGTCCCTCCATTT gAGCCCAAAATGACTCGATCTAAGCTGAAGGAGGTGGTGGAGAAAGGCGTA gtGATTCCAACCTGGACCATCTCGCCCATCAAGAAAACCAGTGACATCGTCAag GCTCCGCAGTTTGTCGACATCCCTCTGGCTGAGGAAGACTCCTCTGATGACGAGTACCATCccgaggaggaggacgaggacgaGACGGCTGAAGAC acGTTCCAGGAGAGTGACATGGAGAGCACAGCTTCGTCTCCTCGAGGGACTCGGCTGCCCCGAGCTGAGGAGGACAGCTCCAGCCCATGGCAG AAGTCGCGGAGTCGGTCCAGACTTGTGAGGGCAAGGTCTGTTTCCATGGGGCCGCCCCCTCCCCCCAAAGCTCCACTTCCTAAACCTGTGACTGACAGGACCTTCCTGGAGAAGCTTCATGCTGtggaggaggagctggctgtTTGTATGGAGCCCTATCAG CCTCTGTCTGAGTCGGAGGATGAGGCCGGTCTCATGGCGTCTCGGACTCGGTCCAAACGTCCTCTCAGGGATGTCCCGCTGGGCCGGCTGGAGGCAGAACTCCAAGCTCCTGACATCACACCTGATATGTACGACTCTAGCTCCACCCACGAGGACAGGGAGTGGACCGATTGGCTGAGAGGGCTGATGAGCTCAGACATGGACAATGAAG AGGAGTGTGATGACGAGGATGATCCAGAGTACAACTTCCTGGCTGACATTGACGAGCCCGATGTAGAGGATTACCGTGATGACAAGGCTGTCCGCATCACCA AAAAGGAGGTGAACGAGCTGATGGAGGAGCTCTTTGAGACG CTGAAAGAGGACCTGGCTGGACAGGAAGTGGATGATGAAGGccatgaggaagaggaagagccaCAGGAGGAAGCACAAACATTTCAGATCCACACACCTGAGGAGCAGCAGGACAG AGAGTGTCCTGATGATGAGGCTGAGGATGGACCAATCGCAGAGCTGCGCACGGTGAAGCAGCAGCTGGCATTGATAagaaggaaacagctgactggaGTGCCACATGACACGCACACAGAGCTGATCGTGTACAAGTTGAACGCTGAGCAGAGGAAatgcctgcagcagcagctccaacaG CATGTCCAGCTACTTACTCAGGTTTACCTGCTGACCTCACTTGTGCCCAGACTGCACAGCGAAGCGGAGACCTGCCGGCAGTTCCTG TGTGAAGTAGACCTGCTGGCGCAGCGGGCCGAGCTGATTGGTTTGTTGGCTCTTCCTGGTTTCTGTAGTGTCTTCAGAGCATCCAACCTGCAGATGGCGCTGCAGCTGCTGGATGAGCTGCGTCAGGCTCCCATCAGCTACCGGCCACAGCTTCGCCCCCGTGATGCCCGGGGACGGA TGCGCTGCTTCCCCGTCATGCCGGCTGAGCTTGCCTGGCTCTTTGCCACACGGCCCGTCTTCATGTACCCGGAGCTGCTGCCTTGTGCTAGCCTAGATCCCGCGCTGTACTGCCCCCGGAGGACAGCAGCCTTCACTCCGGCTGAGGACTG tctgttggTGCTCGGCCTCAGGAATATGGAAGGGTCATGTGACCCACCCAAACTGGTGTCCCAGTTCCTGCTGAGGAAATCTCTGGTTCAGGTTCGACGAAGGATCCTGCAGTGCTGCCGGCCAGGTTTTCCTGACAACGTTGTCAAG ACCTTCAGGTACCAGCGGCGGGTTCTCCCAATGCCAGTGGCATGTCGTCCCGTGAATTTAGCAGACTGGCGACCTCCtgtggagagagaggagagcgtCATGCCTCTGTGGCTGCTG cGCTCTCTCCCCGTCATCTACCCAATCATTAGGCACTATAATAGCTCCGCCTCAAACATCCCAACCCCCTCCAGCTCCTACAGCGTCCCCCCTGGGACCCGATACCCACCCCGCCTCCCTCAGAACCTGGACTTCAGACGGATCGGCTTTGTATTGCTGAATCAAAACCACAACCCCCCTCATCCCCCTGACTCTGCCCCCTCCGCTCCCACTCCTCCTCGAGTCCTCCTTCACTGCCTGCTCCTGACCAGGACCGATTCCCCCACTGACATTTGCACTGCCACTGTGTCCATGGCAACCAGAGATCAAATTAGACGATACAGTCAGAAACTTGCAGCCCTGAGGAGGGGGAGGGAACACAAATCCTTTACACCTCCTTCCTGCGATGACCCCACCTCCCATCAGGTGACAGGGGATGATGTCATCAGaactgatgaagaggaggaggaagagggcgACATCATCCTGGTTCTGTCTGAATCTTCACCCAGTGCTGCAGgaagtgttgctgtcagtgacGATGTGCAGGAGGTGGGGTCAGAGAGTAAACAGGACGGAATCTTGACACCACCTAGAGGAGCAGAAGAAGACAGTGGTGATCCTGATGAAGATGGAGACAGAAAAACTCAGCAG CCACTGTCAGAAGAAAGTGATGAAGATGATCAGAGAGAGTCAGAAGACGTGCTGTTCGCTCATGATTATCTCTACAGG GTTTATGAGGCGGTGCAGATGTATCCGGGCTTGTGGGAGGAACTGATGTGTGTGTTGGACGAGTTCTCAACTGCTGCAGTTGATGTCCTGTATGACAGAATAAGCAGCGTTCTGCGGCCGTGGCCTCAGCTGCTCAGAGACTTTGCCGCCTTCCTGAACCGCAGACAAGCTCGCCGCTGTGGCCTG CTTCTGGAGCAGCAGCTATTTGAACGCAGTCGAGTGTTTCTATGGAAACTGAGATGGAGCCTGGGAGAAAGCTCCTCACTCTACCAACAGGTGGTGTCAGTACTGCAAGGAAGCTCTGCCCCTTTACCTGAGGACATAAACAAG CTCTCTTCTTTGCTCTGCCATCATCCTGACCTGCAGCAGGAACTCCGCCAGTTCTACCAAGAGTTCCACACCACAAACTCTGCTGCCCAGAGTTCCCCTGACGGGAACCAAGGCACCGACAGAGAGGAACAGGATGAGGGGCAGCGGCAAGCGGTTTGTGCCAAAAACATCACTTTGACAGCCACTGGGGAGAAAGTCGTCATGTGGACACG CGAGGTGGACCGAGCTATCCTGACTGCCTGTCAGGAGAGGGGAGCCACCTGGAAAACGTTTAGACAGGTGTCTACCCACCTGGGAAACAAGACTGCCCAACAG GTACGCCTTCGGTTCCTCGACCTGATGAAGCTTTTCCACTCTGCAAAGTCCACTTCCTGTTCCTTTGAGGCACAGCCAATGAGCAGGCAAGATGCTCCAGACTGA